The proteins below come from a single Microtus pennsylvanicus isolate mMicPen1 chromosome 13, mMicPen1.hap1, whole genome shotgun sequence genomic window:
- the Fabp3 gene encoding fatty acid-binding protein, heart, with amino-acid sequence MADAFVGTWKLVDSKNFDDFMKSLGVGFATRQVANMTKPTTIIEKNGDTLVIKTHSTFKNTEISFQLGVEFDEVTADDRKVKSTVTLDGGKLVHVQKWDGQESTLVRELCDGKLILTLTHGNVVSTRTYEKEA; translated from the exons ATGGCGGACGCCTTTGTCGGCACCTGGAAGCTAGTGGACAGCAAGAATTTTGATGACTTCATGAAGTCACTCG GTGTGGGCTTTGCCACCAGACAGGTGGCTAACATGACCAAGCCTACCACAATCATCGAGAAGAATGGGGACACTTTGGTCATAAAGACACACAGCACCTTCAAGAACACAGAGATCAGCTTCCAGCTAGGAGTGGAGTTCGATGAGGTGACGGCGGACGACAGGAAGGTCAAG TCAACCGTGACACTGGATGGAGGCAAACTTGTCCATGTGCAGAAGTGGGACGGGCAGGAGTCTACGCTTGTAAGGGAGCTATGTGACGGCAAACTCATCCTG ACACTCACCCACGGCAATGTAGTGAGTACCCGAACTTACGAGAAGGAGGCATGA